A region of Acidimicrobiales bacterium DNA encodes the following proteins:
- a CDS encoding heavy metal-binding domain-containing protein — MSARPSPDPAPADIRAELRRATEALAAGDGGRGRAVTSDLSIDEALLLHSIGWEPVELVCGVSLCSIPSGIWSWGQGEIAVASAAQGMAFEGAVSRIADECTRSGGHGVVGVHVEVAVDRYHVDVELVGTAVRPVGASSGADVFVSDLSGRDFSLLHQAGWRPVGLAYGASFVYAPRRSASTSLKQSRENVELSNFTEAMYSARELAMERMQSTALTMGGTGIVEVKVTEGPMPFAHHAIGFAAWGTAVRLEAESHAYLRPRVVLSLDDAVVQFEAESLRSQ, encoded by the coding sequence GTGAGCGCCCGGCCGTCCCCCGACCCGGCGCCCGCCGACATCCGTGCCGAGCTGCGGCGCGCCACCGAGGCGCTGGCCGCCGGGGACGGCGGGCGCGGCCGGGCGGTGACGTCGGACCTGTCGATCGACGAGGCTCTCCTGCTGCACTCGATCGGGTGGGAGCCCGTCGAGCTCGTGTGCGGCGTCTCCTTGTGCTCGATCCCGAGCGGGATCTGGAGCTGGGGGCAGGGCGAGATCGCGGTGGCATCCGCGGCGCAGGGCATGGCCTTCGAAGGCGCCGTCAGCCGGATCGCCGACGAGTGCACCCGGTCGGGTGGGCACGGGGTCGTGGGGGTGCACGTCGAGGTGGCCGTGGACCGGTACCACGTGGACGTGGAGCTGGTCGGCACGGCCGTGCGCCCCGTGGGCGCGTCGTCGGGTGCGGACGTCTTCGTCTCCGACCTGTCGGGCCGTGACTTCTCGCTGCTACACCAGGCGGGTTGGCGGCCGGTAGGCCTGGCCTACGGGGCGAGCTTCGTCTACGCGCCACGGCGATCGGCGTCCACGTCGTTGAAGCAGTCGCGCGAGAACGTCGAGTTGTCGAACTTCACCGAGGCGATGTACTCGGCGCGCGAGCTGGCGATGGAGCGCATGCAGAGCACCGCCCTCACCATGGGCGGAACGGGGATCGTCGAAGTCAAGGTGACGGAGGGCCCCATGCCCTTCGCCCACCACGCCATCGGGTTCGCGGCGTGGGGGACGGCGGTCCGCCTGGAGGCCGAGTCCCACGCCTACCTCCGACCGCGTGTGGTCCTGTCGCTCGACGACGCCGTCGTGCAGTTCGAGGCCGAGTCCCTCCGGTCCCAATAG
- a CDS encoding heavy metal-binding domain-containing protein, with amino-acid sequence MSQPPDLPKDAERRLQQLERGLFTSDLSVNEFLLVKEAGFHPLGFVMGSSIYHTGIQVRKWGQSQELTKLTEAMYNARELAMTRMEEEAAELGADGVVGVRLDVNYYEWGNDAAEFIAMGTAVKAEDGNSYRNKLGKPFTSDLSGQDFWTIMQTGHVPQGLVMGTCVYHIAHRGLGQALGSVGQNVELPNFTQALYEARELAMTRMQDEATTLAATGIVGVRLEEKSHQWGSHTIEFLALGTAVLKVRDGVTLPRPTTVISLDN; translated from the coding sequence GTGAGCCAGCCCCCCGACCTCCCCAAGGACGCCGAGCGGCGCCTCCAACAGCTGGAGCGCGGGCTGTTCACCTCGGACCTGTCGGTGAACGAGTTCCTCCTGGTCAAGGAGGCGGGGTTCCACCCCCTCGGCTTTGTGATGGGGTCGTCGATCTACCACACGGGGATCCAGGTCCGGAAGTGGGGCCAGAGCCAGGAGCTCACCAAGCTGACCGAGGCGATGTACAACGCCCGGGAGCTCGCCATGACGCGCATGGAGGAGGAGGCGGCCGAGCTCGGCGCCGACGGCGTGGTGGGCGTCCGCCTGGACGTCAACTACTACGAATGGGGCAACGACGCCGCGGAGTTCATCGCCATGGGCACGGCGGTGAAGGCGGAGGACGGGAACTCGTACCGCAACAAGCTCGGCAAGCCGTTCACTTCGGACCTGTCCGGTCAGGACTTCTGGACGATCATGCAGACGGGCCACGTTCCCCAGGGCCTGGTCATGGGCACGTGCGTGTACCACATCGCCCACCGCGGGCTCGGCCAGGCACTGGGCTCGGTCGGGCAGAACGTCGAGCTGCCCAACTTCACGCAGGCCCTGTACGAGGCGCGCGAGCTCGCCATGACCCGCATGCAGGACGAGGCCACCACGTTGGCGGCCACCGGCATCGTCGGTGTCCGTCTCGAGGAGAAGTCCCACCAGTGGGGCTCGCACACGATCGAGTTCCTGGCACTCGGGACGGCGGTGCTCAAGGTGCGCGACGGCGTGACGCTGCCGAGACCGACCACCGTCATCTCGCTCGACAACTGA